The following nucleotide sequence is from Harmonia axyridis chromosome 5, icHarAxyr1.1, whole genome shotgun sequence.
gcgccgtcttgttgaaaataaacatcgtcTTTATCAATATATtacaattccggccataaaaatatTAATCATAGTACGGTAGCACTATCCACtcccagcctcattttcgaataagtacaGTCCAATCACATGACCAGCCTAAAAACCGTAccaacgcacacggtttcgattctccacatcactaacttgtctaaaacgctcaaatttttccaccagttccaCTATTGCCGGCCTAGAAGGATCTTCACGAAAGCCCAAAAGTGCTTTTGTTTTgcgtttttataaaattttaataatttttatagtgaattttaacCAATTCATCGCATTattgaagcatgtatcgttccattttcagttatGTCATAATTTTTACTTTAAAGTTGTCAAATGTAAATAGCCTCAAAAGAGACATTATCGGACCACCTATATACCTTATACGTTCGAGAAGATATCGATGCTGTATTTTCCTAAtattaattaatcaattttaTCAGATGAGGTGTCAAAGCTGTTAGATTTTGCACTCGAgattataaatatgaaatagtATATTTGCCAAAATGAGGCTAAGGTCAGAGACATAGCTTCTGAATTGAtctatatggaaaaaattgaatgataaatTTTATCTTGCTTGCCCCAAGTCATTTTTACTGATCTTAATCTACTTCTGTCCGATTCGGAAATTTCGCTGACTAGTAGAAATAATGTTATTGCAACATGATGAGGAACGATTAGATATTATAAAAATCTCTTGGCATAACGGCCATTTGGTTCAGAGGATGGACCTTGTAGCGTACGACATAATCGACACAGATACAGAACACATAATATCACATATGTATAAAATAATTGCTTTCAACGACGTCATGCAGTCGTCATTCGAACTATTAAAATGAGcacgaaaatttgaagtactcCATTTTAAaagtatactaactgacaaagaaactgcaacaccaagaaggagctgtttaaattaaaatttttttttggtaaaacatatatGAGTaaaaggagtaaatgattgaaatttggaaaataaaatgaagggtttacaattcttttcaaaacattttttaataatgtgtttgtccaccgcgattatctatacactcccacAACGTCTCGCCATTGGTGCAATAAGATGGTGTATTTCTTCTtggggatactatcccaagcttcCTATATTTCATGTCACAGAGCCACCAAAGTCTGTGAGggttggggtaaatttccaggccttctacccatgatgtgccaaacatgctctattggcgaaagatcgggggatctgggcggccatgtcAAAAGATcacgcttcgaaaaagtttaaactaactctggcaacatgatgtatggcattatcttgctgaaatattggattctcgagccggtaaaggtaagggagaacatatggctccaatttttcttgaaggtaacgcagcgctgtcatgttacctcgaataatgactaaaggtgacctacttgcatgtgcaatagcactccttaccataacgcctactgtccggtgtacatgacgctcaacatcgaactgaggttcacgtctttctccccgacgtcgtctaaccctttttGGGCCATCATGTGCTCCCGaggagaatcgatattcatcagaaaagatgacctgatgccattccacattccaatgttgacgttctctgcaccactgtgtTCGTTGCCagtgatgctcaaccgtcagaggtaacacaagatgaggtCGATAAGGTTGCAGTCTAAAAGactttatccggcggtaaaccgttcgtacagttacaggatgaccttgttctcctaaccacttatcagccaaagatcgagttgtcgcaaatcggtctctaatggccataagtctaagacgtcgattttgaacttcatttgtgctccATCGacatccggtgcctactcttcttcgattttgggcattatcaaaccatgcttgacaacatctcataacagtagttggatttctgttcgtacggttagcgatttctcggaaTGACAACCCCGCTTCTCGTTGATAATAatttgacctctttcaaattcacttagctggcgataaattcagAGTGCACGTGCTCTTGGCATTTTAACAGCTGaaaatcgactttggatctcctcgaacagctggtttgttgtaaaatttaaaaaacttgcaacatACGACTACaatttttaaataacaaaaatttgttATATGAAGAAaccgattttttctccaaatacaataatttactccttgctttaCCACCTATGTTTcactaaagaaaaaattaaaatttaaacagctccttttggttgttgcagtttctttgtgaGTATATTCAATTTGCTTTCAGATttagaaaacattgaaatttcaatgcggcatcaaattttaatgaatcTTCTTGAAATTGGGAGTTAATGTCCTTATTTTTGAAGCTTTCAACACTTTTCTGAAGATCCAATAATAATTTTACCACTCATTACGTTCAAATAGAATTCCTGCAAAACTTTCAACTTTATACTCAAATATGCGCCTTGTCTCTGTAAAATACCTAAAGTAATAACTGTTTCTTTCAGAATGCAAAATAAATGGACAAACAGCTACGGACGATAGAGACGTCACAGCCGACGACCCCTGTGTAAAATGCAGATGTACAGATCGAGGAATGCTCTGCACCAAAAAAGCCTGTCCGGTACTCCAGTGCACCAAGCACTATCAGATCCATCCCCACGGAGAATGCTGCCCAAGGTGTCAAGGTACCAGGTCGTTGATGAAAGTAAAGAACTCCTGCCTTCTGCAAAGTTTATTTATCAAAGATGGACTCATGTTCAACACTGATCGATGTACTAATTGCAGTTGCATAGATCAAACATCTGTCTGCAAACGGAACTCCTGTCCAGTTCTGGAATGTTCTCCTGAATTGCAGAGGTCTGTGCCCGGCAGTTGTTGCAAGGTGTGCGCAGAGCCGGAAGAATTCAGGAGTCAGTGCTTCTACCAGGGAAAAATTTATGAGGCAAgtgaaaaaattatgtataaacTCTAAACATGGGACGACCCAAAACTGCTTTAGTTTTACGAACAGTGACTgtaaaaatttcacaattttgttGGTAATTCTAACAATTTCTGTGTTTGTTGAAgattcaattattcattttttagtAATAACCTAGGtgtcacttgtcaaatgtcaaaaaatcacAGCTTCAGATAGCGGGCTATCAAACGTGGAActccttattgaaaaacccttcattAAACCGCtttttttaaatgaagattCATCTTCAACAGATCtccttattatattatatactcCAGTGTAAATATCTTCACAACAACTACCGTTATGTAAACTGTAGACTGTCAACTTCACGCCTTCTAGACAGTCATAGATCAATTATTGCTTAAATGTACCTGACTTTTCTACCATTGACTGATTCAATTGTGCTAGGTAGGATGGTCAATCATGGAGGATGGACGCCTGTAGATCCTGCAAATGCCACAAAGGAATGCCTAGTTGTGCCATGATTCGCTGCAACGTCACCCTTCCATGTCCTACAGGAACCAAGCTAGTTCACCATCCTGGAGAATGCTGTGCCAAATGTCAAGAAGGTAAGTCTTCATTGATTTCATACTTTGTCCAGAAGTTAACCCTTATTTTTCCTTAGTTGATGGAGTTTGCATGGTTTATGGAGATCCCCACTACAAAACCTTCGATGGAAAGCTTTATACCTTCCATGGCGTTGGAAAGTATCAACTCGTGTCGGATTGCGTCAACAACACATTTTCCATAAGGGTAGCGAATGCCTACAGCAGATCGGTCAGTAGAAGGATGCACAATAGACCATCAAGAACAGCAACAAAAAGAATAGCCATCAGATTTGGCAGCACCAGGATAAACTTGCAGCAACGTTTACGTCTGAAGTATAACGGTCAATTGGTTAAGCTACCGTTTGAAGGTGATCAGAAGGTAAAAATGGAGAAAGAGGGAGAGAATTTGTTGGTTACGTTAGAAAACGGAGTCAAGATCTTGTGGTCTGGCAAAAGCTTCTTGGAAATCTCTGTTCCTGGAACTTTCAGGAACAAAGTCTGCGGTTTGTGCGGTAACTTCAACTCCAACGCTCAGGATGATTTTAAAATGAGAAAAGGAAGGATCGCCAAGGACTCTGAAGTTCAAATGTTTGGAGCGTCTTGGTGTTTTGGGTCGAGGATAAATTGCACCAAGCAGTCCAAACAATTCGACCATACTGCCTGCGTGAGTCCAAGAACGGAACAGAAATACTGCAAATATATGAGAGATCCATCTGTCGTCGGAAACTGCAACACTGTTATCAATGTGGACAAGTACTACAAAACTTGCAAAATGGATATGTGCAACTGCGGCACTGAGAAGTGCTATTGCGAGAATCTTATGGCGTATACGAGGGATTGTCAGAGATTAGGCGTGCAACTTCCAAACTGGCAGAAGAACAGCCTGTGCTACGCTTCTGCTCCTAAACGTAGAAAATCGAGCTCCAAGGAACTACCAACGATTTTTTCGTCGGATGAAATCGAGAGATACAAACAACTACTGATCAATAAACCTATTAAGCATAGAACACCTTTACctactatttcttgaagaggtTGTAATCTCTCATCACTAGTcattttcagtatttgaaaGCCATATATAGATTGATGTAATTGAAAGTTGTATATATGTATTTCAGCTCCAGGTATTTTATGCTTGAAGAATAAGAAGCTTAAACTGATGTTAATTTATCTCTATCGGAAAAATCTTGGgatttgttatttattgaagATATTTCTGTTATGATTGGTTGACCTCAGCAATAATTCTCGAATTAGAGGTCAAGCAAAAATTACAACACGATAGACTACCATTAGGCTGAAAATTGTTTTTGCGAGCAGTTGTTTTGTATATACGTTTTagtatttttaattcaattcttGTTGAAAAAAGATCTCTGTCGATTTGAATGAGTTGGATATTTCGTTCATTGAAACCGTTCCTAAAtattgtacaattttttttttaattaaaattaagtGTTGTTTTGCTCCGCTCTAAGTTGTATAAGATTTGATACTCATATTTCTTCTTTTCCGACATTTATGGGTGtcgaatggattttttgcaTTTTGTTTCTCGATGAAACCTCCATTTCAAGTGTTATCTCTTGGAAGAAAAATAGGTAATGTTGTAATAAGTTGCGTTCTATGAATGTGATTCTCGTATACATATTAATCACAGTGATTTTGTATGTGACTAATTTCAGTTGAATGTTGAGTCAACATGACTTCCTATAATTTTGCGATGTAAGTTTTGTTGTCATTTGACTAATTGTACAATCTTAATGATAATGAGGATGAATCTCTCGATATGAATATAAGTGCTTTTTGTTGACCAGGAAAATATTGTACTTAGTATTTTTGATTCTAATCTGATTAGTTTAATCGTTTATATCAATATAGTAATGTAATACTTGAATCATTTATTTAAAACTATTTATTTGTTTTGTAATATTATGCAATAAATGGAGATCAAATTagtgtatatttttttaatgaactacctaccttaaaaaaaaagaatgacagaaacaatttgaattggtattaattttcttatacagggtgtttccaaatgagacgtgaaccttggaggacgttaGTATGGCTCATTTGTTGTCGATCCAGCCATATCtggtgataaccaaaaatcaacagttacgagatatttgagttcttgtgattttcaaaAGATTCCTCACCatatacttcatttttcgttaattttctctacgttgaccaaatttgattctaattctggattattttcgtggccagcggaAAGACCGGATCTAACAACGTTAGAAACGACGAAGCAGGGAGAagatttcaggcggaaagtgacaaccgaagaaataaaaaaaaaggcacgtgcttgtaacgggtgtttttttcgaggtatataacattaagttggcattactgttcaagatggagaccgatttaacagctgtcaagtgatttattcttagtttggtttggcaattcatcatgaatagactcacgcctgaataacacttgcaaatagtgcaattccatttcgaaaataatggttctgtgcggaatacgtatcgcgcactacgtccattttattttgtttagcgatgaagcgcacttctggttgaatggctacatcaacaaacaaaactgccgcatttggagtgaagctaatcctcaagtgtatgtcgaaacaccattacatccagaaaaactgactgtttggtgcgctttatgggctggtggaatgattggtccgtacttcttcaaaaacgatgatggccagaacgttacagtcaatggtgaccggtatagagccatgattactaattttttcattcctgaattgaacaagcatgatgtccaggagctgtggttccaacaagacggcgcaacatgtcacacagctcgtgccacaatcgagttattgaaagacacgtttggtgaccgcctaatttcacgttttggacctgtgaattggcctccaagatcttgtgatttagactactttctgtggggctatgttaaatcattggtctatgcggataagccacaaacccttgaccatttggaagacaacattcgccgtgttattgccgatatacggccacaaatgttggaaaaagtcatcgaaaattggacgttcagattggactacatccgagccagccgtagcggtcatatgccagaaatcatatttaaaatgtaatgccacaagattatcttgcggataaatgaaattcatttcaatcgaatcatcgttgttttattgcaatttaaagatctatagctctaaaaaaaaacaccctttacaggACGATATTTCGTTCACACAATATAAATTGTTTTGCGTCTAGCTGAAGAGTTTATCTCATTCagaaatgaagaatttaatcAAACCAAACTTtccgaatttttcatattcctttattttaagttttttcatcaaaatgtataaaatgagaatttatatatggaacaaaatggcgaatgcgccaatGAATAAGGGTAGaggaaatgatttttcaaattacaaggTATTGTCAGTATTTAATGCAATATCAAATATCTGAGATTATAACTATTGAAACACGTTTTGTTTTATTGCTTTCATCACATTTATTACCCACAAAATCAAGTATCCTCTTtggaaaattttacattttcttgGATCACAAAATCTGTCTTCAATATGTttctttcatattgaaaattccaaTATGATAACatactttcaaaatataaatccaTATATATGTAACCAACAATATTCCATAGCGAAAAATGTATAGAAACAAATTCTTATGTGCTTTTATATAACAGTGACTAATATAGTTATTTGTACCTAATTTATCATAACTAAAACGAATAACAGAGCATTCAATTACACAGGCAACTAAATACTGTCCAGTCAAACATATATTTTACACTAAATCTATCTGAATTTGTCCAAAATAGGTGAAAACTATACAAAATCATCGACTAGTTTTTACTATTTGCGCTTTTGTTTCTCATTGAACCCTGCTTATGACTCCATTGTACAATAAATTCATCTTAGAATCTGAAAAATTACTTTGAAATAATAGCAATAGAAGTTTTACTGTTAAGATAACTAGACACAATGATTTTCACAAGTGAGAGAAAATTGAGATAATGTTTActatataaagaaaatatatcgAGATGAACAGCAGTACTTATAGCAGAAAATATATCCGAAAAAAACATTTGAGACTTTTTTCGAACATTTACATTTCATTAGAATGATAGAacaaattttcttgaatatctgagtttgaaatttctttttaaatatctTTTCATTTCGGTTATTATTCACATCTGTATATGAAGAGAAGAGATATATTACTAAATTGGTGTAAATATTACAGAAGTTTTTATTATCACTGattcttgaatatatttcaatttatgtatttcaataattcatatgatAGTTGTGAGAAGTAGACaaggaaaaatattcaagatcTTCTTTTCACTcagattttgaaatgaattttcaataaccTCAAAATCCGCGGGATCTATTTAAGCATATGTTTCGACAACAATGTTGCCATCTTTAGaaacaaaaactataaatttttgtttctaaagGTTCTATGCATTGGAGTGGGGTTACAAaacttcattgaaatattatgtCCATTGTGaacttaaaaaatattatattctatcattgaaaatatttttcatgtctGCTATTGGTTCTTTATCCTATGGTGTATTGAATCATGTATATGCTAGAGATAAATAGCCAATATATTTTCTTTGCTTAATCCGCtactgaaaaaccaaaaatttgtatgacatacagggtgattaattttgaaaaatccatTGAAAAATCCCTTGGGAAGAGCCTAGATGGAGCCTGTAAGAACCTGGATTTCAGGAAAGCATCAAATGTAGACATTCGATGCGACCGTGGAGATTGATATCAAGGTCATTTCAAGGTCAAGTAGATTTTTCGATAAGGAATATACCTCGGAATATACATTCTCCTTTGCAGAATATTAATCTGCTTGAAAAGCTGGAAGTATTTCgtgtattttgtttttttccgtATAATGAATTTCCGTAGAGATATGAAGTGTTTCATGCTCAAGATGGTTTTAATAAAGTTATAAAGTGTACTCCAAATTATCAGTTCAGACAATTTTCTTCTTATTCATTGatttatctttattattttttttcctaattTGATTCTTTCATTCATCGTCTGAAGCTTTGAACAGAGGATTGAACTGTGCATTACTAATCATTAAGTgagattaattcaatttttgttcgcaaaattgtaaaatatttcatatcCCCATAATGATTAATTTTATCGTCAAAACGAAGAAAACAAAGTAATACTAGTTTTTTCACAAATAATGAGAGAAAATTACCTTGAAATGACCTTCGAATAACTTTcctttgatacattttttaataCAGGCTCATTCCGAAGAGTTATTTCAGTGGGTCTTCTCCAATGGGTCAGCCTTTATACGCTGATAAGATATTGGAATTTTTCAGGCGATATGTTCACGAATTCAACAAAATCTAGCGCAATTATTTGActgatattcaagaaaatatgcCACATGAATATTTATATCGATGAAATGCTGAAGCATGAGTTTTAATttgt
It contains:
- the LOC123680162 gene encoding BMP-binding endothelial regulator protein-like, producing the protein MVLIKVHRQLGTSAIIFIFGLSVTFANYTRIVGDRQPCQDEGEPVAVDHIDKSRCFSCICQNGFVECKHYYNCPTIMGCHFIVAPEQERDGCCQRCEGCVYKGARYRSHTEWTDPGDPCKALRCEAGVVTESDLQCYTPCSNPIPPEKGKCCPTCPECKINGQTATDDRDVTADDPCVKCRCTDRGMLCTKKACPVLQCTKHYQIHPHGECCPRCQGTRSLMKVKNSCLLQSLFIKDGLMFNTDRCTNCSCIDQTSVCKRNSCPVLECSPELQRSVPGSCCKVCAEPEEFRSQCFYQGKIYEDGQSWRMDACRSCKCHKGMPSCAMIRCNVTLPCPTGTKLVHHPGECCAKCQEVDGVCMVYGDPHYKTFDGKLYTFHGVGKYQLVSDCVNNTFSIRVANAYSRSVSRRMHNRPSRTATKRIAIRFGSTRINLQQRLRLKYNGQLVKLPFEGDQKVKMEKEGENLLVTLENGVKILWSGKSFLEISVPGTFRNKVCGLCGNFNSNAQDDFKMRKGRIAKDSEVQMFGASWCFGSRINCTKQSKQFDHTACVSPRTEQKYCKYMRDPSVVGNCNTVINVDKYYKTCKMDMCNCGTEKCYCENLMAYTRDCQRLGVQLPNWQKNSLCYASAPKRRKSSSKELPTIFSSDEIERYKQLLINKPIKHRTPLPTIS